The genomic DNA TCCCGGGTTCATTCGTACCTCAGGGCTTCGACGGGGTTCAGCCGCGCGGCCTTCACCGCCATGAATGTGATCGGCGCTTCGTCCCCCTGGTAGAACTTCCGGAGGGTCGCGAGCGGCACGTACAGCCCCTCCATCTCTTCCTGCATCTCGTCGTCGTTGAAGAGGGGATTCCCGAGATGCTGCGCCACGCCCACGACGCGGAAGGGGCGCGAGTCGAGGGAGATGGTCTTCCCGAGGGGATCTTCCGAGCCAAAGAGGCGCTTCTTGAGGTTGTAACCGAGCACGCAGACACGCCCGTAGGAGTTCTGGTCGAGGTCGTTGAAGAAGCGCCCCGAATCGAGCGAGCGGCCGCGCACGACGTTGTAGCCTTCCGTCACGCCCATGATGCGGACCTTCCGCTCGGTCTCTCCCCGCCGCGCGATCATCTGGTCGTAGGAGACGGGGGCCACGGCGGCGACGTTGTCGCGGCGGGCCAGGATGACGTCGGCGTCCTCGGGCTGCAGGCCGCGCGAGCGGCCGAAGATCGCCGTCTCCCTCAGGTCTCTCGCGTCGCGATCCTGCACGAACATGACCCCGTCGAACCCGAGGTCGGTGAAGCCCGACCAGACGGCGCCGACGACGCCGTCGAGGAACGAGGTCATCACGGTGATGGAGAGCGTGCCGAGGATGATGCCGAGCAGGGTGAGCGACGAGCGGAGCTTGTGGTAGCGGATCTCGCTCAGGCTGGTGCGGAGGATCTCTCCCGGGTTCATTCGTACCTCAGGGCTTCGACGGGGTTCAGCCGCGCGGCCTTCACCGCGGGGTAGAGCCCGAAGAAGAGTCCGACCGTGACGGACGCCACGACGCCGATGACGGCCATCATGGGAGTGATGACGGCGGGCCGGTCGAGGAGCAGCGTGATGCCGCGCGCGAGCGCGACGCCTCCCAGAAGGCCGAGGGCGCCGCCCACGCCGGTGACGAGGACCGACTCGACGAGGAACTGCGCGGCGATGTCCGTTCCCCTGGCGCCGAGGGCCTTCCTCACGCCCACCTCGCGGATCCGCTCCTGGAACGACGCGAGCATGATGTTCATGATGACGATGCCGCCGACGAGCAGCGAGATGATGCCGGTGACGAGGAAGGTGATGTCGAAGATCTTCCCCTGCTCCTGGGCCTGCTTCATGCGCTCGTTGCGGTTGAAGACGTCGAAGTCCGGAACGCCGCCGTGGCGGCGGAAGAGCAGCGCCTTGACGGCGTCCGCGGTCTTC from Acidobacteriota bacterium includes the following:
- a CDS encoding ABC transporter permease; translated protein: MNPGEILRTSLSEIRYHKLRSSLTLLGIILGTLSITVMTSFLDGVVGAVWSGFTDLGFDGVMFVQDRDARDLRETAIFGRSRGLQPEDADVILARRDNVAAVAPVSYDQMIARRGETERKVRIMGVTEGYNVVRGRSLDSGRFFNDLDQNSYGRVCVLGYNLKKRLFGSEDPLGKTISLDSRPFRVVGVAQHLGNPLFNDDEMQEEMEGLYVPLATLRKFYQGDEAPITFMAVKAARLNPVEALRYE